A window from Triplophysa dalaica isolate WHDGS20190420 chromosome 3, ASM1584641v1, whole genome shotgun sequence encodes these proteins:
- the ssx2ipa gene encoding synovial sarcoma, X breakpoint 2 interacting protein a isoform X2, which translates to MGDWWTPAMMPDPAHDAKDLSSISGISMSPSRQNSHPSLHSTMALPKTSYSVLSAFCTEDNVSQCIIYINQEVCSLGLSGVGLECVSDGLSSVPVLNLLYELLQLQKRSQCALQELENQQLKNNSDLEHLQHSHSRLKDQLEHTRRENSGLHEGERRLQLKIKTLQNCLKSEKDEVQKLQSIISSRATQYNHDTKRKERECTKLKERLNQLLMDKRDKKLTIEVSNYVGRSDGKRGLWKTGKMEARHEGEMYKALLSDYESRQRSLMLENSELKKVLQHMKKDMISILSPKKACLKTEQTDDSLEQVGSEGEEEAADSSREMLEQSCEQAREQLTNSIRLQWRKLKSHMERLDSQASLVACQEREGEDQISRREHEDEIQLMRLEVQQCKDFIHMQQQLLQQQLNSPCDDETAALLNDCYTLEEKERLKEEWRLFNDQKKNFEKERKNFTEAAIRLGHERKAFEDDRAALLKTQFLNMTPFVDRKRPALPESECAFSATTEPEAKIQSTPPMLTKSQSYTSFSTPNAAPVKMPSTADLYRSLRLIPDSRS; encoded by the exons ATGGGAGATTGGTGGACACCAGCAATGATGCCAGATCCAGCTCACG ACGCCAAAGATCTTTCCAGTATTTCTGGGATCAGCATGTCTCCCTCCAGGCAGAATTCTCACCCGTCGCTGCACTCCACCATGGCCCTCCCCAAAACCTCTTACAGCGTGTTGAGCGCCTTCTGCACAGAAGACAACGTGTCGCAGTGTATCATCTACATTAACCAG GAGGTGTGTTCACTGGGCCTGTCTGGAGTCGGTCTGGAGTGTGTTTCTGACGGTCTGAGCTCCGTGCCGGTTCTGAATCTGCTGTATGAACTCCTGCAGCTGCAGAAGAGATCTCAGTGTGCCCTGCAAGAGCTGGAGAACCAGCAGCTGAAGAACAACAGTGACCTGGAACATCTGCAGCACAGCCACTCCAGGCTCAAA GATCAGTTGGAGCACACCAGGAGAGAGAACTCGGGTCTCCATGAGGGAGAGAGACGGCTGCAGCTGAAGATCAAGACCTTACAGAACTGCCTGAAGTCTGAGAAAGACGAA GTACAGAAACTGCAAAGCATCATCTCAAGCCGTGCCACGCAGTACAACCACGACaccaaaagaaaagagagagaatgtaCCAAACTGAAGGAACGCCTTAACCAGCTGCTCATGGACAAACGGGACAAGAAACTCA CCATTGAAGTGTCAAACTATGTGGGGAGGTCCGATGGAAAGAGAGGCCTCTGGAAGACAGGAAAGATGGAGGCCAG aCACGAGGGAGAGATGTACAAGGCTCTCTTGAGTGATTACGAGAGCCGTCAAAGATCTCTGATGCTGGAAAACTCTGAGCTGAAGAAGGTGTTACAGCACATGAAGAAGGACATGATCTCCATTCTGAGTCCAAAAAAGGCCTGTCTCAAAACCGAGCAGACAGATGACAGCCTCGAACAG GTGGGCTCCGAGGGAGAAGAGGAGGCGGCCGACTCCAGCAGAGAGATGCTAGAGCAGTCGTGCGAGCAGGCGAGAGAACAGCTCACCAACAGCATACGACTGCAGTGGAGGAAACTCAAGAGCCACATGGAGAGACTCGACAGCCAAG CGTCTCTGGTGGCGTGTCAGGAGCGTGAAGGTGAGGATCAGATCTCCAGGCGAGAACATGAGGACGAGATTCAGCTTATGAGGCTGGAGGTGCAGCAGTGTAAAGATTTCATTCACATGCAGCAGCAGCTCCTGCAG CAGCAGCTAAACTCGCCGTGTGATGATGAGACGGCCGCTCTACTGAACGACTGCTACACATTGGAAGAGAAAGAGCGACTGAAGGAGGAATGGAGACTCTTCAACGACCAGAAGAAGAACTTTGAGAAGGAGAGGAAGAACTTCACTGAAGCTGCTATTCGTCTGGGCCATGAG agGAAAGCTTTTGAGGATGACCGAGCTGCGTTGCTGAAGACTCAGTTTTTGAACATGACTCCATTTGTAGATCGTAAGAGACCAGCATTGCCTGAAAGCGAATGTGCCTTTTCAGCCA CTACAGAACCCGAAGCCAAAATCCAGTCCACTCCACCCATGCTGACAAAGTCCCAGTCGTACACGTCATTCTCCACCCCCAACGCTGCCCCGGTGAAGATGCCCTCCACTGCTGACCTCTACCGCTCGCTGCGTCTCATTCCAGACAGCAG GTCATAA
- the tubb2 gene encoding tubulin beta-2A chain codes for MREIVHIQAGQCGNQIGAKFWEVISDEHGIDPTGSYQGDSDLQLERINVYYNEASGGKYVPRAILVDLEPGTMDSVRSGPFGQIFRPDNFVFGQSGAGNNWAKGHYTEGAELVDSVLDVVRKESENCDCLQGFQLTHSLGGGTGSGMGTLLISKIREEYPDRIMNTFSVMPSPKVSDTVVEPYNATLSVHQLVENTDETFCIDNEALYDICFRTLKLTTPTYGDLNHLVSVTMSGVTTCLRFPGQLNADLRKLAVNMVPFPRLHFFMPGFAPLTSRGSQQYRALSVPELTQQMFDAKNMMAACDPRHGRYLTVAAIFRGRMSMKEVDEQMLSVQNKNSSYFVEWIPNNVKTAVCDIPPRGLKMSATFIGNSTAIQELFRRISEQFTAMFRRKAFLHWYTGEGMDEMEFTEAESNMNDLVSEYQQYQDATVDEIGEYEEDDLEDEEDVRH; via the exons ATGAGGGAAATTGTTCACATTCAGGCCGGACAGTGCGGTAACCAGATCGGTGCCAAG TTTTGGGAGGTGATAAGCGATGAACACGGCATTGACCCCACCGGCAGTTATCAAGGTGACAGTGATCTGCAGCTGGAGAGGATAAACGTATATTACAATGAGGCCTCTG GAGGTAAATATGTCCCCCGTGCAATCCTGGTGGATCTGGAGCCTGGCACCATGGACTCCGTGCGCTCGGGCCCATTTGGACAAATCTTCAGGCCAgataattttgtttttg GTCAAAGCGGCGCTGGGAACAACTGGGCTAAAGGCCACTACACAGAAGGAGCAGAGCTGGTGGACTCTGTGTTGGATGTTGTACGCAAAGAGTCGGAAAACTGCGACTGCCTGCAGGGCTTCCAGCTCACACACTCCCTGGGCGGAGGCACCGGGTCGGGCATGGGTACCCTACTCATTAGCAAGATCCGAGAGGAGTACCCCGATCGCATCATGAACACCTTCAGCGTCATGCCTTCACCAAAGGTGTCCGACACGGTAGTGGAGCCTTACAACGCTACGCTATCCGTGCATCAACTGGTGGAAAACACAGACGAGACGTTCTGCATCGACAATGAAGCGCTCTATGACATCTGCTTCCGCACGCTCAAACTCACCACTCCTACTTACGGCGACCTGAACCACCTCGTCTCTGTGACCATGAGCGGGGTCACCACCTGCCTGCGATTCCCGGGTCAACTGAACGCCGACCTCCGCAAGCTGGCCGTCAACATGGTGCCCTTCCCTCGCCTCCACTTCTTCATGCCTGGCTTCGCCCCACTGACAAGCCGCGGAAGCCAGCAGTATCGCGCCCTCTCCGTCCCGGAGCTGACACAGCAGATGTTCGACGCCAAGAACATGATGGCGGCCTGCGACCCACGCCACGGCCGCTACCTCACTGTGGCAGCCATCTTCCGTGGACGTATGTCCATGAAAGAGGTGGACGAGCAGATGCTCAGCGTTCAGAACAAGAACAGCAGCTACTTCGTGGAATGGATCCCCAACAACGTCAAGACGGCAGTTTGCGACATCCCACCCCGTGGTCTCAAAATGTCGGCCACGTTCATCGGCAACAGCACGGCCATTCAGGAGCTGTTCCGTAGGATCTCCGAGCAGTTCACCGCCATGTTCAGACGCAAGGCTTTCCTGCACTGGTACACCGGAGAGGGAATGGATGAGATGGAGTTCACAGAAGCCGAGAGCAACATGAACGACCTGGTCTCCGAGTACCAGCAGTATCAAGACGCTACCGTTGATGAGATCGGAGAATATGAGGAGGACGATCTCGAAGACGAGGAGGATGTTCGCCATTGA
- the ssx2ipa gene encoding synovial sarcoma, X breakpoint 2 interacting protein a isoform X1, which yields MGDWWTPAMMPDPAHDAKDLSSISGISMSPSRQNSHPSLHSTMALPKTSYSVLSAFCTEDNVSQCIIYINQEVCSLGLSGVGLECVSDGLSSVPVLNLLYELLQLQKRSQCALQELENQQLKNNSDLEHLQHSHSRLKDQLEHTRRENSGLHEGERRLQLKIKTLQNCLKSEKDEVQKLQSIISSRATQYNHDTKRKERECTKLKERLNQLLMDKRDKKLTIEVSNYVGRSDGKRGLWKTGKMEARHEGEMYKALLSDYESRQRSLMLENSELKKVLQHMKKDMISILSPKKACLKTEQTDDSLEQVGSEGEEEAADSSREMLEQSCEQAREQLTNSIRLQWRKLKSHMERLDSQASLVACQEREGEDQISRREHEDEIQLMRLEVQQCKDFIHMQQQLLQQQLNSPCDDETAALLNDCYTLEEKERLKEEWRLFNDQKKNFEKERKNFTEAAIRLGHERKAFEDDRAALLKTQFLNMTPFVDRKRPALPESECAFSATTEPEAKIQSTPPMLTKSQSYTSFSTPNAAPVKMPSTADLYRSLRLIPDSRGHSRRQSGETVRSRLRNGSVDCSVFSLVRDENSPI from the exons ATGGGAGATTGGTGGACACCAGCAATGATGCCAGATCCAGCTCACG ACGCCAAAGATCTTTCCAGTATTTCTGGGATCAGCATGTCTCCCTCCAGGCAGAATTCTCACCCGTCGCTGCACTCCACCATGGCCCTCCCCAAAACCTCTTACAGCGTGTTGAGCGCCTTCTGCACAGAAGACAACGTGTCGCAGTGTATCATCTACATTAACCAG GAGGTGTGTTCACTGGGCCTGTCTGGAGTCGGTCTGGAGTGTGTTTCTGACGGTCTGAGCTCCGTGCCGGTTCTGAATCTGCTGTATGAACTCCTGCAGCTGCAGAAGAGATCTCAGTGTGCCCTGCAAGAGCTGGAGAACCAGCAGCTGAAGAACAACAGTGACCTGGAACATCTGCAGCACAGCCACTCCAGGCTCAAA GATCAGTTGGAGCACACCAGGAGAGAGAACTCGGGTCTCCATGAGGGAGAGAGACGGCTGCAGCTGAAGATCAAGACCTTACAGAACTGCCTGAAGTCTGAGAAAGACGAA GTACAGAAACTGCAAAGCATCATCTCAAGCCGTGCCACGCAGTACAACCACGACaccaaaagaaaagagagagaatgtaCCAAACTGAAGGAACGCCTTAACCAGCTGCTCATGGACAAACGGGACAAGAAACTCA CCATTGAAGTGTCAAACTATGTGGGGAGGTCCGATGGAAAGAGAGGCCTCTGGAAGACAGGAAAGATGGAGGCCAG aCACGAGGGAGAGATGTACAAGGCTCTCTTGAGTGATTACGAGAGCCGTCAAAGATCTCTGATGCTGGAAAACTCTGAGCTGAAGAAGGTGTTACAGCACATGAAGAAGGACATGATCTCCATTCTGAGTCCAAAAAAGGCCTGTCTCAAAACCGAGCAGACAGATGACAGCCTCGAACAG GTGGGCTCCGAGGGAGAAGAGGAGGCGGCCGACTCCAGCAGAGAGATGCTAGAGCAGTCGTGCGAGCAGGCGAGAGAACAGCTCACCAACAGCATACGACTGCAGTGGAGGAAACTCAAGAGCCACATGGAGAGACTCGACAGCCAAG CGTCTCTGGTGGCGTGTCAGGAGCGTGAAGGTGAGGATCAGATCTCCAGGCGAGAACATGAGGACGAGATTCAGCTTATGAGGCTGGAGGTGCAGCAGTGTAAAGATTTCATTCACATGCAGCAGCAGCTCCTGCAG CAGCAGCTAAACTCGCCGTGTGATGATGAGACGGCCGCTCTACTGAACGACTGCTACACATTGGAAGAGAAAGAGCGACTGAAGGAGGAATGGAGACTCTTCAACGACCAGAAGAAGAACTTTGAGAAGGAGAGGAAGAACTTCACTGAAGCTGCTATTCGTCTGGGCCATGAG agGAAAGCTTTTGAGGATGACCGAGCTGCGTTGCTGAAGACTCAGTTTTTGAACATGACTCCATTTGTAGATCGTAAGAGACCAGCATTGCCTGAAAGCGAATGTGCCTTTTCAGCCA CTACAGAACCCGAAGCCAAAATCCAGTCCACTCCACCCATGCTGACAAAGTCCCAGTCGTACACGTCATTCTCCACCCCCAACGCTGCCCCGGTGAAGATGCCCTCCACTGCTGACCTCTACCGCTCGCTGCGTCTCATTCCAGACAGCAG AGGACACAGCAGACGTCAGAGCGGCGAGACGGTGAGGTCACGGCTGCGGAACGGCTCTGTGGACTGCAGTGTCTTCTCATTGGTCAGAGATGAGAACAGCCCCATCTAG